The genomic region AGTCATTTTCTGCACATGCAGAAAAAAACTCAGGCAATAAAGCGGCACATTCATTTACTTTACGAATATGCTTTTCTAAAGGTTTTAATGGTGATTTTGCAAATACACCAAGTATGTTATTTCCACTCATATTTTATTCCTGCAACAAGGTTGTTGCTCGTTAAAAATGCCGAGGCAATATACACTATTTTGAGGGTTGATTAAAAACATTTACGCCTTAAGTATATCTATTACACCAATAAAATGTACTTTTTGTAACAAATAACACCATGCCAATGTTTTATCTATCAATACCCATAATTTTTGTGTGATTAACCCGGGCGGTTTTTGCTTAAATATTCATTGCCAACACTCGATAAGCGAGCGTTAAGCAAAGAATTTAGGTTCGCTAATACCTTAAAATGAATGTTTTATCGCATCCGTAATAATAGTATTAGCTAAAATGTCTTTATTAACTTTTTAACAGCTCTTCACTAATGTCACCATCGCCAATATGACGAATTACTTTACCTTTGACATAGTAAATCACGTATTCACAGATATTTTGACAACGATCACCAATACGCTCCAAGGCGCGTGCTGACCAAAGCACCGACATAATCGAAGGAATAGAGCGCGGATCTTCCATCATGTAGGTCATTAACTCACGCATTAAACCTTCATATTCACGGTCAATTTTTCGATCGCTTTTGTGAACCTGCAACGCCGCATCAACATCCATACGGGTAAATGCATCTAAGGTATCATGTAAGGTCTTTAGCGTGAGTTGTCCTAAGTTTTCCAAGCTCAATAAAAAGTCTTTTTGTTTTGAGCCAAATTGCTCGAGTGCCACCTTAGAAATTTTTTCAGCTTCATCGGCTATACGCTCTAAGTCGGCGATGGTTTTGATCACCGCCAAGACTAAACGTAAATCACTGGCTGCAGGCTGACGTTTAGCCAAAATATGAGTACATTCTTCATCAATCGATACTTCCATACGGTTGATTTTATAATCGCTAGAAAGTACTTTTTGTGCCAACTCGATGTTGTTATCGTGAACCGCACGCAACGCATCCTTAAGTTGTTGCTCAACCATACCGCCCATGACCATGACGTGATTACGCACGGCATCTAATTCTTGATTAAACTGCCCTGAAATATGGCGACCTGTATCTAATCTATCCATTGTCTACTCCGACACTTTGGTTATATCTGCCCTGTAAAAGTATAAACAGCGGCAGACAATAAAATGTTAATTCACTCAATCAAATAAATAAGGCGAACCATGTTATGACGTCTGGCTCGCATTCGCTCCATTAACCGTAACGGCCGGTAATGTAGTCTTCAGTTTTTCTCTTTGCCGGCGTTGTAAACAAGGTATTGGTATCAGCGTATTCAATTAAATCGCCCATATACATAAACGCTGTTTGATCTGATACACGCGCCGCTTGTTGCATATTGTGAGTCACAATCACAACGGTATACTTTTTCTTTAAGTCGTTAATTAGCTCTTCAATGGTTAAAGTAGAGATTGGATCAAGTGCAGAGGTTGGCTCATCAAGCAATAACACCTCTGGTTCAATAGCGATCGCGCGAGCAATGACCAAGCGTTGTTGCTGACCACCCGATAATCCTAGGGCGCTATCATGAAGGCGATCTTTCACCTCGTCCCATAATGCGGCTGCTCGCAATGAACGTTCACATACTTCATCCAGAACTCGACGATTATTTTCGCCAACTAAACGCAGACCGTAAACGACATTCTCGTAAATCGATTTAGGGAAAGGATTTGGCCGTTGAAACACCATACCTATTTTACGGCGAAGTTGTGCCACATCGACATGCTTCGAATAAATGTTCTCGTTATTTAGGTTGATTTGACCTTCAATACGGCAAATATCTACCAAGTCATTCATGCGGTTAATGCAGCGTAATAATGTCGATTTACCACAACCACTTGGGCCGATAAAAGCAGTTACTTGGCCTTTAGGGATTTTCATTGAGATGCCGTTAAGTGCCTGCTTGTCACCGTAATATAAGTTTAAACCTTTAATCTCTAATGCGGTTTGCTCTGCTGTTAAGTTGTTGATGTCAATCTTCTCTTGACTAGACATAGCAACATCCGGTTTCACTGTAATCATTGCAATTTAACTCTATTTTTAAATCTAAAATTCTGTTCGCTAACGCTAAGTTGTTATTAGTGTTCAAGCGCGCGGTATTTTTCGCGTAAACGGTTTCGAATCGTTACTGCCGTCATATTCAAGGCAACGATAATTGTTACCAACAATAGCGCTGTCGCATAGACCAATGGACGTGCTGCTTCAACATTCGGGCTTTGAAAGCCTACGTCGTATATATGGAAGCCTAAGTGCATGAATTTGCGCTCTAAGTGTAAAAATGGGAAGTTACCGTCTAATGGTAAGGTTGGTGCCATTTTGACCACACCAACGAGCATTAATGGCGCGACTTCACCGGCCGCACGAGCAATGGCCAAAATGATGCCGGTCATTATTGCTGGGCTGGCTATGGGGATAATAATGCGCCACAAGGTTTCCGCTTTGGTGGCACCTAACGCTAATGAACCATGGCGCATACTTGCAGGAATACGCGCAAGGCCTTCTTCAGTGGAAACAATAACCACAGGTAAGGTTAAAATTGCCAAGGTAATTGCTGACCACATAACCCCTGGTGAACCAAAGGTAGGGCTTGGTAGTGACTCAGGGTAGAAAATTT from Thalassotalea sp. Sam97 harbors:
- the phoU gene encoding phosphate signaling complex protein PhoU; translated protein: MDRLDTGRHISGQFNQELDAVRNHVMVMGGMVEQQLKDALRAVHDNNIELAQKVLSSDYKINRMEVSIDEECTHILAKRQPAASDLRLVLAVIKTIADLERIADEAEKISKVALEQFGSKQKDFLLSLENLGQLTLKTLHDTLDAFTRMDVDAALQVHKSDRKIDREYEGLMRELMTYMMEDPRSIPSIMSVLWSARALERIGDRCQNICEYVIYYVKGKVIRHIGDGDISEELLKS
- the pstB gene encoding phosphate ABC transporter ATP-binding protein PstB; its protein translation is MITVKPDVAMSSQEKIDINNLTAEQTALEIKGLNLYYGDKQALNGISMKIPKGQVTAFIGPSGCGKSTLLRCINRMNDLVDICRIEGQINLNNENIYSKHVDVAQLRRKIGMVFQRPNPFPKSIYENVVYGLRLVGENNRRVLDEVCERSLRAAALWDEVKDRLHDSALGLSGGQQQRLVIARAIAIEPEVLLLDEPTSALDPISTLTIEELINDLKKKYTVVIVTHNMQQAARVSDQTAFMYMGDLIEYADTNTLFTTPAKRKTEDYITGRYG